Below is a genomic region from Gemmatimonadota bacterium.
GTCATGAGGCGTCGCTGCAGGGCGTGCAAATGGACCGGCCTCTCGGTGCGGTAGTGAGGCAGCTTTAAGTCGGCGCGAGCCGGCGGATCGAACCCTTGGAAGGACGGACCCATGAGTGACGAGCTCGAGCTCGTAGGCGGAGACGAAGGAGACGGCGGCGGGGGCGAGAAGGTTCTATCGCGCCTGCTCGAGGACGAGATGCGCGAATCGTTCATCGACTACTCGATGAGCGTGATCGTACAGCGCGCGCTCCCTGACGTGAGGGACGGTCTCAAGCCGGTTCACCGCCGCATCCTCTACGCGATGGGCGAGATCGGCCTGAGTCCCGGGCGCGCATACAAGAAGAGCGCAACGGTCGTCGGTGACGTCCTGGGTAAGTACCACCCGCACGGGGACTCGTCTGTCTACGACTCGATGGTGCGCATGGTGCAGGACTTCTCCCTGCGCTATCCGCTCGTCGACGGCCAGGGCAACTTCGGTTCGGTCGACGGCGACTCCGCGGCAGCGTACCGGTACACCGAGGCGCGCCTCACTCATTTGGCGATGGAGCTCCTGGCCGACATCGACAAGGAAACCGTCGCCTACAGGCCGAATTTCGACGGCAGCAGGAACGAGCCGACCGTCCTCCCGGCGCGAATCCCCAACCTGCTCATCAATGGCTCGTCGGGTATCGCCGTCGGTATGGCGACCAACATCCCTCCGCACAACCTGCGTGAGGTCGTCGAAGCGTCGATCGCGATGATCGACGACCCCGATCTTCCACAAGAGGAGCTCGAGCGGATCATCCAGGGCCCGGACTTCCCGACGGGCGGTTTCATCTGCGGGCGGGAGGGCATCCGAGACGCGTATCGCACGGGTCGAGGCAGGATCATCATGCGCGCGCGGGCCGAGATCGAGCCGATCGACGCGAACAACGAACGCATCGTCGTCACCGAGCTCCCGTTCATGGTCAACAAGGCCCGGCTCGTAGAGCAGATCGCGCAGCTGGTTCGAGACAAGAAGCTGCCCGACATCCGCGACATGCGGGACGAGTCCGATCGCGACGGCATGCGCATCGTGATCGAGCTGAAGAGGGACTCCGTGCCCCAGGTGGTTCTCAACCAGCTGTATAGGCACACGCAGATGCAGTCGACGTTCGGAACGATCCTGCTCGCGCTGGTCGATGGTCAGCCGCAGGTCATGCCGCTCCGCGAGATGATCCAGCACTTCTTGAACCACCGCCACAGGGTCATCGTGCGCCGGAGCGAGTTCGACCTCGCCAAAACGCTCGAGCGCGAGCACATCCTCGAGGGTCTGAAGATCGCGGTCGACCATATCGACCAGGTGATCAAGATCATCCGCGGCTCGACGGACACGGTGGCGGCCTCCGAGCAGTTGCGGGAGGCGTTCGAGTTGTCGGAGCGTCAGGTGAAGGCGATCCTGGACATGCGACTCGCGCGGCTCACCGGGCTCGAGAT
It encodes:
- the gyrA gene encoding DNA gyrase subunit A, translating into MSDELELVGGDEGDGGGGEKVLSRLLEDEMRESFIDYSMSVIVQRALPDVRDGLKPVHRRILYAMGEIGLSPGRAYKKSATVVGDVLGKYHPHGDSSVYDSMVRMVQDFSLRYPLVDGQGNFGSVDGDSAAAYRYTEARLTHLAMELLADIDKETVAYRPNFDGSRNEPTVLPARIPNLLINGSSGIAVGMATNIPPHNLREVVEASIAMIDDPDLPQEELERIIQGPDFPTGGFICGREGIRDAYRTGRGRIIMRARAEIEPIDANNERIVVTELPFMVNKARLVEQIAQLVRDKKLPDIRDMRDESDRDGMRIVIELKRDSVPQVVLNQLYRHTQMQSTFGTILLALVDGQPQVMPLREMIQHFLNHRHRVIVRRSEFDLAKTLEREHILEGLKIAVDHIDQVIKIIRGSTDTVAASEQLREAFELSERQVKAILDMRLARLTGLEINRLDEELGEVRVVIKELREILESEARRMEILKEELRTVSDKFGDDRRTEIIEAVGSFDVEDLIVEEDMVLTVSHQGYVKRLALDTYRAQRRGGRGLRGMDTKDEDWVEHLFVASTHDYVMIFTRRGQCYWIKVWEIPIGGRTARGKPIVNLLNLADDEAIASIVPVREFSEDRNLLFSTRLGVVKKSALSAYGNVRAVGLNAINIREGDELIDVQITSGDDEIILASRGGMAIRFNERDARQMGRATAGVRGLKLRDDDVVMGMVVVRPDSTLLVVSENGMGKRTNVDAYRLQKRGGKGVINLKTSQKTGQVVAIKAVQEDEQLMVITKAGVVNRQRVAEISLIGRATQGVKLVNLDKGDIVVDVARIVIEDEENGENGENEKNEKNGENEGEFSAEGGVGDESENAE